The DNA segment TTGAAGTATGGTGTACTTATAAAAGAAAAATCCCATAAATCTAAACATAATCTAATAAAATCTAAAGAAATCCAAGAAACATCAATTCAAATCTTGGAAAATCTTGACAAAATATATGGTGGGGTCCCCATAATATTTGAACGGAAATTAGatggggggtaaagtgtaaattcGATGGTATATTAGATAAAAACAGGTGTTTAATcgggtaccgggtattttatctagcgtttaaatcccgatttatggcgttccaatttatttttattattctataaaaataaactcgccaaagtattactgaaataaatttcagttgcctagactggctgcgttgtccgcgtttcgcagtaaaagcactgtgtcgcgcagaaacacgcggtacgtgcttaaacttggaaaataacgtttttaagcgttttaatttatttttcaacatgaacctgattaaaataagattttaataataacagaatatttgtgggatttaaatattatccgggcggtcaccaacgttcatttcgcagttttgtcgtaattagttctttagtttaaataaacatgttttcgtcataccgaatccttcgaaacttatttctaagttatgaaagggatatttagggtatgtttggctttcgtcacagttccggaatgtacgtcgcgttaaactgattgcgtttaagcaccagtttgcgtataatcttccagaaagtgatttaaagtttGAAGTCGAAATCggatcaaattgtaaaatcattaaacacaagaacacatataataacaccaaagcgtattgttttattgataaccaacattgtcttacattatacggtgcttacagaacacagttgtcacagtctcccctactttaggaaatttcgtcccgaaattttatttagaggaaacttgtgaaagcttgaaacatgaagttgaaaagatcgaacaatcgctggttagagtcctgaacttctagtaactttaattaacatcatgcttgcaatgtgagagggtcacttatatacaagtatataaagtgttattggtgcgtccaccgtacctctattacattgttcacatttcgttatggttgtcactatcggttcttacacatagtAAGTCTTACCACGGTTTCTtgtgcactgaacttcgtaattatgtatgcatccataattatgtaatcccttgcatagtcacgtagtgcatcttagaatgtgtaggggaggaaaacaatgaacgagcctgtgatgattgtgatttgaccacactggggtcctttttaattgagtcaataaatgatctccagaccgccaagaagtcttttcagcttatatcatcacatgtcattctcaaccagaTCTTGAATCAAAcctttgactagaccactcaaagggtctctttttgaatcatggaatggtactatataatccaagggtcttgactatcacgtagaagcccaataaggaattaaggtagtacctttttgaatatcctactacgaatccctcatatgaagatatggaaggttctatgaggatttggataacgaatatccagagtattcaaaaacacaaaaatgcataaaagaaaacataaattgcataaacacataatcacataaccacaaaattgcttatcttgattttaaatttgtcatgATTTAATTTGTTCTGTTAACTGAGCACATGCATttaagcacaccaggtatccaatcagtggattttgattggtgctttaaacattatcaagaatccaactatgaagatagaaagatcttaaataggaaattcgatttcgattgtaaagaaccgaaatgttcaaattaaggtacacaaggaatccaattaaggactctgatttgaaagataattaaccgcaagggtctaattgtaaagataaaaagatctcatatggattttagaagttgaatatgttttgaaaccttgcactggatgtgctttaagtcaaaacatgaagtaaaaaaaaATGCTTATAAAGATGAGATGCTGGATATGTCAAggtgacatatgaagcagaatttgaaggttaagtcaatgaatgaataaaatatttttgaaaactatgcatggggttctaaaaaaaatgtgttcaatgtttttgaaaccttatatataatacttttgaaatcataaagtaggtgcattaggtaggtatattaataaaaatgtttaaaaatcatgcgggatgaattttgaaattatgtataaggtttttgaaaacatgagtgatgcttttgaaatcatgcacttgatataagtaattatactgtattaataatattttgaaatcatgaaggtcgtttttgaaaacatagacattgtttttgaaatcatggaggttgttttgaaaacttatgttatgcatgttgaaaaatcagaacgtaacgAGTATGAggtttgaaaatacccttagttatctaaccaaggattcaaaggcacaaatgtgcagaagcacgattactcataatttgctttatttcttgtactttgtctcctagaatgaaacgagtacttaaaattttgaggaaatcatgagcgatcacttgaaagggagaatcacaagagtagtttgtaaggaacatagttccttgatgtaggtatcataggaaaatgccatacacacatgtaactacatttgtacacCAGAATTGCAaataacaacttttatttatgaacaaaacagattgtttcacaatacaagaaaacaaaagaaacaaaggcataagacagcaacatcttttgctcggccaaatgctcatccaagggttggatttgcattgacaatcttcgggcatttgttcctgaaatggctcgtctcaccacagttgtagcaagaacgAGCTTGtgtaggattgttgccagcttgatttggtgttgctgcagctgggcaaactcttgctgtttgctcggacatctgaacgttgctgagataaagagacattccagaagaaaatgaaagacataggaagaaacaagtgaaaggttatcgggtgatcaagacaaaatgacaacgcatagaaattgtgatcatttgtttgttacctaaggcaaacaaatgagatggtgaagaatcaaagtaagcgggtcataataatgcatcgctgaagacatgctcgcctataagtgaacactcaccccaagagttcccaggtaagagtgactggtccgatactgcagATTTGTCtaaacactctagccttagacagaaaactcagagtacaggcattcactcttccagtttgcacgtgttcacatcatttagacccaaactttgacgggatttttgaaaactcgaaaggcactaagccaaatatgagttaaactggaagggttcaaaaccttataacaagggttcaaaacctagtaatcaatcatcctagaacagatgattagttttcaaagcggatcaaatttatgttcttgttgtggttgtcacctaaggataagtgacggtattgttttatgactaaacgcaagtaaactcgcgttagggtcctaggaaggttatagattaggtcaaagcattactaataacctaattccctataaccatgagctctgataccaacttttctgtcacaacccgaccacgtaaaacaacaaaacgtggcggaatcgtcggggagtgttgtaacagaatcattgtttcataacacatggaaaattgaaatattgttttattgattaaaagagtttcaatgtcttaacaaacaaataagtataacataattaactagtcttgcatcttttattgtcactaaggcccaagtccgcctatgtgtatcttgatcaatcctatgcatcatctcctgaaacacatgtgaaaataggtacgtcagcataaaaatgccggcgagtaacattggttttgtgaaaataggattcatgacttataagtttaagaaaagtgtttaataaaagttagtcatgaaccttgtaaaatgttttgttttgtaaatcatttgaaaagcgataaaatttgatgatatgtataaataaaagaacgatgtatggttaaagaataaccaagtaaaataagttgtataaagcaagttgtttttgtaaaacgaagtcttgtgaaaaatgcattatttgtgtaaaaatgtataagtccaaactaaatgatttaaataacgctatgacatgtagtacaatacaagcacttatatataggaagtaccagcggcgtatccaccatgcttgtagcatactacacacatatcgttacttaagtcacttaaacaaaccaccaaagcatatagttcatgttcaaaccaatcatcaaatgttcttgtctaaaccattgtcaatgtttaaaagtccaaaatgtagttttgtagttatgtgtaaacaaaagttatgtatggtaagtaacaaaatgagaatacttaaccataagtaaaaaaaaggaacaaaacaaagtattttgaataaatcaaaaagttatgtattgccaagtagaaaacttgttttattgatacaaacatttatgtggtaagataacgcattacattcaagccttgagacagcaggataaccttagagtaaaggttatcaaagtaaaaatgttcacggattcagtcattcctttcacccaaacaaacctagggtgtcagaaacgggatttgtcaagtcctatggtaccactacctactaccgagcggcatgatcggtgttaatgaatgtagtaaagaaccgtttatgcaaaccaaatgttataccaaatgtaaacaggttatgtgaaaacaatgtactaaatatgctaagtaaacatacaaagcagaaaagtcatgtaaaacaatgtgctaatatgccatgtaaacatatatagcaaagtaatgtaatgtagatcaatgtgctagcatgctaagttaacatacatagcaaaacaatgtaatgaaatcatgcactataagtgtactaaagaacatagcaacatatgatgtgaaaacaagaaagcacgaaagtaacgagtaggcacatgtgtttcaccccaaattGTTTGGAAAagagtaaaagaggggtctatgtactcacctttgggtgcgtttctatatgctaacacaatccctcaaattgtttatgcatcctaaataaagtaaggatgatttttaataatcaaaattcacataaataccgaagtttctccgatacttagaattttcacataactttgagttttctcgaaaagttattatttttgattattttggtgtatttgtatatatacatatacttaagcgtaatacgcataatcttgtcaacactaacacatcatcatacacatattgtaaaacacatagcacattgtgacacattaaatttacttatgaacaacccattctagttatgttgaaaaacacttattttagcgtttcggtaacatttttggacGTCGGAAGCCACGTATGACTAACCTAACACAAAGTAAACTTaacataagttaaaatacttatttatataccaaaaatatcagtttggttactgatctaaaacagttttgtaaaagtcctccgaaaaggcgatttttaaccgttttaccgcatagttttgcatcaaacgttacccgaaccatcccaaatcgaaacgacttgaaattttgacacaacccatgttatttactgaataaaataatggttatactcacaatagtgcaggtcttaaatagagtATATATATCATGCAAATCTcacatattttatcactttttaagctatatgtacaacatgcaatgctaccaaacctatgtcaaagttttatgccattatattacaccaaataatgttatttttagtgcttgtaacctgatctaaaacatttttgtcatataaccatttttcatcatctcttgagctttaaatcgacatattccttcatgcacaagtgtctaaagcacactatcatatcatcatcttttcatatgAGTTTAGGTGCATCAAACATGTGATTTATTCATGTTTACTTGCtgatttaattgattatttatCATATCTTGCACAAATCATCAAATACTTGCATTTTAACTATATTCAAGAACAAGCAACAACTTAAACAAGTATTTACCAAAGATCAAGCTCAAATTTCATACACATACATAACTATATATACggttatacacacacatatatatatatcaccatttttttttatttgattcaagacccatttctttttttttttttagatttcaagtttgtgaaaaattccaagattcaagagaaacttcaaatcatcaagaacaaccaagaatcaagagtatgatttaaacataaattttataccttcaagattcaagtaagtTGTTGATGAGATTTTGATGATATGGAGCTTGAAATCACTTGAAAATACCTTGGAAACTTCTTTAGATCTTCACACAAACTTGAAATTGGCTTGGAATGGGGTTAAATCTTGAAGAACAAAGTTGAAGGTATGAATAtggtgagagagagagatgggacGATTTGGGAGGAGGGATGGAAGGAGGTTGAGTGAGGTGTAGATTGAAGTACGGTGTACTTATAAAAGAAAAATCCCATAAATCTAAACATAATCTAATAAAATCTAAAGAAATCCAAGAAACATCAATTCAAATCTTGGAAAATCTTGACAAAATATATGGTGGGGTCCCCATAATATTTGAATGGAAATTAGatggggggtaaagtgtaaattcGATGGTATATTAGATAAAAACAGGTGTTTAATcgggtaccgggtattttatctagcgtttaaatcccgatttatggcgttccaatttatttttattattctataaaaataaactcgccaaagtattactgaaataaatttcagttgccaagactggctgcgttgtccgcgtttcgcagtaaaagcactgtgtcgcgcagaaacacgcggtacgtgcttaaacttagaaaataacgtttttaagcgttttaatttatttttcaacacgaacctgattaaaataagattttaatcataacagaatatttgtgggatttaaatattatccgggcggtcaccaacgttcgtttcgcagttttgtcgtaattagttctttagtttaaataaacatgttttcgccataccgaatcattcgaaacttatttctaagtcatgaaagggatatttagggtatgtttggcttttgtcacagttccggaatgtacgtcgcgttaaactgattgcgtttaagcaacagtttgcgtataaccttccagaaagtgatttaaagtttGAAGTCGAAATCggatcaaattgtaaaatcattaaacacaagaacacatataataacaccaaagcgtattgttttattgataaccaacattgttttacattatacggtgcttacagaacacagttgtcacaagcTATATCAGATAAAACAGTTATTTACGAATCTCATGTTAGAGCTTTCTGGAACACATCAAGATATGAGGAATCAGACAAGATGATACATGCAGTCTTGAGAAAGAAGGATCAAAGAGGAAAAGACATAGATGTAGAATTCAAGTTTGATGTTGGAGATTTAAGGAGAGTTCTAGacttgaaagattctgacaatgaTCCAATAATCATGTCTGAACGTCTTGCTAAAGGTTTGTGGTGCAGAATGGGATTTACTGGAAGTATCAATGGAAAGATGACTAAGACAAGTTTTTCGATGGCTTATAGATACTTGTTGCACTGCATGGTTCATTCATTGTCACACAGGAAATGAGCCTATGATGAAGTTTCTGATTATATTATGAACATTGTCACAAGCTTGGTATTGAACAGAAAGTACAACATTTCTCAAGTGAACTTTGAGTATATGAAGGAGAACTGCCAGGCTAAAGGAGACaaatacatcatgtatccgaGATTCGTTATGATGTTGATAAATGATAAGATCAAGGATCTTCCAAAGATCAGAAGTGATATCATGGATGTGAGAAACATTACATATGAAACAATTGTGAGAATCACTAAAGAAAGTGATACAAAAACGAAACAAATGATATGCAGAATCAAGGATAAAGATTATGTTGCTCCTGAGAATGAAAAGTGGAGGCATGATAATAGTGATTCAGATAATGAAAATGAAAAGATGAGCGAGATGGCTGAGAAGAAGACTAGATGGTGTTGTGTGAGAGATGGAAAAAGAAAGAGAACACCTAAGTCATCCCCTGCAATTACCATTCCTAAGGATGGAGAtaagggtatagtgaaagggggagcctTAAGACAGTTAGAATTTATGCTTATTAAGTGTCTCCAATGTCTCTGTTAATATTTGTTTTGTAGGGTCTTCTGGAGAACCACAGCAGAGATTGGTTAATGAAACTGTATTGGAGCCATCTGTGGTCATTGAACAAGGAGTTGATCTTCTAAATCAAACTTTTGAAAGTTATCTGAAAAAGAATGAGGAAGCAGCAGCACAACAAGTTCAAGGATCAAGTGCTCATGTTGAGAAGGTTACAAGAGTTGAACAAGAGATTGAAGCTCAGGGGAGTTCAAGTGAAGATGATTCTGAAGCAACTCAATCAGAATCTGAATTGGATCCAACGACTCATGGAAGGGGAAAGGCTCAGCTGAAAATGAAAccattaaagaaaaagaaaacatcaGATGAAGAAGATTCACCTTATGAACCAGATCAGCCAAAGATACAAGTAAAGAAACAAAAAGCAGTTCAAGCTAGAGTAATCCCAAGGAATGTTAGAGCAAAGAAATCAGGAGCTGAACCACAAAAAGATAAAGGTGGAAAGAAAGAGAAACACATTCAGAAAGAAAAGGTTCTTAAAACTGAGAAGACAAAAGGTGTTGAGATACCAAAAGAACCTGAAGTGGAATCAATAAAAGAACCAGTAGCTGAAAAAGAAACAGGTGGTGATGATTACGTAGAAGTCACTGGGTTTAAGCTGCTAGTCCACGTCCTCCTCCACAAGACAAACCAGAATCATCTCATCAGAAAGAAAAAGTTGATTACATGTTTGAAGGATTTCCAGAAGCAACAGGAATTTACACAGAAGATGTTCCTGAAGACAACTACGACATGTTCAACGATCAAGTAGTTAAAGAATTGGTACAAAAGGTTAACATGTTGGAGAAAGAAAAGCAAAGACTGAATTAGAACGTGATATTTTGAAGAAACAAGTTGATATGAAAGCTCATGATCAAGTCAGAGCAGTGCTGATAGAACAAGAAGAATCGATGAACAAAATGAGGGATGAAGCTCATGATAGTTAAAAGTTGTTTGAACTATTGACGGCAGAGATTGCTTCGTTAAATGGGAAGATAAAGAACTTAGAAGATGTCAATCAAACACTCAATCAGCTTCTTAGTGAAATTAGTGAAGCTCCGTCAAACGAAATGAAGGCGATGAAGTTGGAAATGGAAGCCATGAAGGCAGACAAGGTTGTGAAAGATGAACAACTTCATATGTTATACTCTGTCATGGAAAGTCATTTAAAGATGGATGTTCATGCTGCATTTAATGAGATAGAAGTGAAACGAGCTGAAGAAAGGAGATTAGAACGTGAAAGACGCTTAGCTGAAGAAGCCACCCAAAAGAACAAAGGTGTGATTGATGATACTCAAGAAGTTGGTGGATCGTCAAGTCAACCTGATATTGGTGGTACATCATCTCAACAAGATATTGAAATGGTTGAAGTTGTAGAAGTTCAGGAAGAAGAAATGGTTGAAGCTGAAGAATTTCAGGAACCAGACTTCATGATTGTTGGTGAGTCTTCTGAGCCTGTGGATATTGATAATATTCTTCGAAGGGTTGATGTTATTCAAAGAAAGAGAAAGGCAAGAGAAGTATTGCTACTAGAATGGAAGACACAACAATTTGTACTTGTTGGTAATGCCTATCCTGTGCCTTACAACGTTCAAGAAGTTGCTCGTGAGATAAAAGTTAAAGAAAGGCGTAGAAAGGCAAAGAAAGCTCGTGGagaagttgttgatgatgactCTGATGTAGAGTTATttggagaagatgaagaagaggaagatgaagataatGTTGATGATCAAATGGATGATAAGCCTGATGATAGTAATGACAAAGATGATAAAAGTGATGATGACAATGATCAAGGTGCTTCCGGGTTGTTAATCACAGGTCCAATTGTTCAAGAAAGAATTGAAGAGCTATTGAATGATGAGATTAATGAGCAAGAGGATGATGTACAAAATGAAGCATCATCATCTGGAAAACAACATGTTGATCAGGTACTTCTCTCAAACCCAACTGTTATTTACTTGAATGTTCAACAAGAAGGAGAGGTTGAGGTTAGAAGAACTAGAGCCGAAATGTTAGAAGAGTTGGGGTTAGAAGAAGGAAAGTTCAAGTTTGATATTGAGGATGAAATTCCTCAGTCACCAGCTAAAGACTTCGAGCCTAGATATGCATTTGAAGCAGATCATTATGATGATGTGATTGTTGAAGATGCTTCAGATTCATCCGAATATGAAATTGATTTTCATTATGTTGGGGTTGATGAGACGTTTCCTTCATTTGCTGAGATGTTCAAAGACAAAAATGAAGACGAGATTAAAAGAAAGATTGTTGAAAAAGATCTCCACTGAAGGTGTTCCAGAAACTGTCCCGAGAGAAATTCTtgcagaagaaagaaagaaatggttcaagAATATGCCTAAAGAAAGAAAGACTCTCAGAGCCCTTCAGTACTTCACTCACAGCAAAAATCTATCATGGGGAGATATTTTATCTTGGGGATACCTTGAAGATCTGAAAGTGTATGCCATCAGGAGAGAAGAAGGAGTTCAATACTTCGAGTTCTTGTCTGATATTGCTTCTctaccatggtgggatgtggatgaATTGGTAAAGTCTAAGAACATCAAACAGTTCTACTATGGTCCTGAAGTTCGTCAACATGATCAAGATCTGTGGAACTACATCAAATTGCAAGCAAAGAATGGTTATCCTGATTGGAAACCACAGTATCCAAAGCAGATTGTCAGAATTTTGGAAAATGGTGAGAAAGATATAACTCTGAATGTAAAGCTACCAAAGTGTTTGAAAAACATGCCTCTTAGAACCATCGAGCAAGATTTTCATGATATATTTCAAGGATGGTTTTACAATGAAACAACGGCTGAAGCAGTGATCTCTCTTTATGACAAGCCCACCAGAGAATCTAGAAGAATCAGTATACTGGATCCAATGTGGCTTATCAACTACTCAAAGAAAGACATTGATTGCTTGTTCCTTAACAAGATTGTTTATGAGAAGAAAGACAAGGCTCAAGCAATGCAATATCAAGGGATTGTGGATGTGTGCTTTGCTCAAGACATCAATTCTGGTAGATACTGGAAATTTAAATGGAGAGGCATTGAAATTGATGAGTTCTTGAAGAGATACAAGCGCAGTCAAAGATCTAAGGAGATAGCAAATAGAGCTGCTGAGTTGGGTAAACGAAAAATGGGGTATGTGCCACCAACAGATCAGACGCCAATTGAATCTGAAGAAACAAGATTCCAAAATGGGA comes from the Helianthus annuus cultivar XRQ/B chromosome 4, HanXRQr2.0-SUNRISE, whole genome shotgun sequence genome and includes:
- the LOC110933699 gene encoding glutamic acid-rich protein-like; this translates as MIHAVLRKKDQRGKDIDVEFKFDVGDLRRVLDLKDSDNDPIIMSERLAKGLWCRMGFTGSINGKMTKTSFSMAYRYLLHCMVHSLKYNISQVNFEYMKENCQAKGDKYIMYPRFVMMLINDKIKDLPKIRSDIMDVRNITYETIVRITKESDTKTKQMICRIKDKDYVAPENEKWRHDNSDSDNENEKMSEMAEKKTRWCCVRDGKRKRTPKSSPAITIPKDGDKGSSGEPQQRLVNETVLEPSVVIEQGVDLLNQTFESYLKKNEEAAAQQVQGSSAHVEKVTRVEQEIEAQGSSSEDDSEATQSESELDPTTHGRGKAQLKMKPLKKKKTSDEEDSPYEPDQPKIQVKKQKAVQARVIPRNVRAKKSGAEPQKDKGGKKEKHIQKEKVLKTEKTKGVEIPKEPEVESIKEPVAEKETEIASLNGKIKNLEDVNQTLNQLLSEISEAPSNEMKAMKLEMEAMKADKVVKDEQLHMLYSVMESHLKMDVHAAFNEIEVKRAEERRLERERRLAEEATQKNKGVIDDTQEVGGSSSQPDIGGTSSQQDIEMVEVVEVQEEEMVEAEEFQEPDFMIVGESSEPVDIDNILRRVDVIQRKRKAREVLLLEWKTQQFVLVGNAYPVPYNVQEVAREIKVKERRRKAKKARGEVVDDDSDVELFGEDEEEEDEDNVDDQMDDKPDDSNDKDDKSDDDNDQGASGLLITGPIVQERIEELLNDEINEQEDDVQNEASSSGKQHVDQVLLSNPTVIYLNVQQEGEVEVRRTRAEMLEELGLEEGKFKFDIEDEIPQSPAKDFEPRYAFEADHYDDVIVEDASDSSEYEIDFHYVGVDETFPSFAEMFKDKNEDEIKRKIVEKDLH